Proteins from one Paenibacillus sp. J23TS9 genomic window:
- a CDS encoding diguanylate cyclase domain-containing protein gives MTKNTTTRRLELGYILLIALIMVQELLIYWKMYLNQSYTTLELMFSMATLAALLLGFIIPLGISVVLVFVFLVSYFVWLTTYAPLNMLTFSWMLLIPANMLIAAFIKSGLIGSKRWMERMIEMRGSSPQVDIDTTLGNKEALADTMQKQSNLARRYSERYGFSVAMFKIDFLPLVQESLGSQLYSRLLLELSAIIQRQIRYEDYKFSISKGRFIILCPMLGQENLQMLTSRIKNAMMAVNFLDKRGHELKIVIRAGALVFQKEQFSKYEHIDQVIAALERNTETDLIGEYI, from the coding sequence ATGACCAAAAATACAACGACGCGCCGCCTTGAACTTGGATACATCCTTTTGATCGCTCTGATCATGGTGCAGGAGCTGCTGATTTATTGGAAAATGTACCTCAATCAATCCTACACGACACTGGAGCTCATGTTTAGCATGGCGACTCTTGCGGCGCTGCTGCTTGGCTTTATCATTCCTTTAGGGATTTCTGTGGTTCTGGTGTTCGTATTTCTGGTGAGCTATTTTGTTTGGCTGACAACATACGCTCCTTTAAACATGCTGACATTCTCATGGATGCTGCTGATTCCGGCAAATATGCTGATCGCTGCCTTTATTAAATCCGGACTGATCGGCAGCAAGCGCTGGATGGAACGGATGATTGAAATGAGAGGGAGCAGTCCGCAGGTGGATATTGACACTACTCTTGGCAACAAGGAAGCGCTGGCAGATACCATGCAGAAGCAGTCCAACCTGGCCAGGCGCTATTCCGAGCGGTACGGTTTTTCCGTGGCGATGTTCAAAATCGACTTTCTGCCGCTGGTACAAGAGTCGCTGGGATCACAGCTATACTCCCGCCTGCTGCTCGAGCTGTCGGCGATCATTCAAAGGCAGATCCGCTATGAAGACTATAAATTTTCAATCAGCAAGGGCCGCTTTATCATCCTGTGCCCCATGCTGGGGCAGGAGAACCTGCAGATGCTTACCAGCCGGATCAAAAATGCGATGATGGCAGTGAATTTTCTGGACAAAAGAGGTCATGAGCTGAAAATCGTAATACGTGCAGGTGCGCTGGTCTTCCAGAAGGAGCAGTTCAGCAAATATGAACATATTGATCAGGTCATCGCTGCGCTCGAACGTAATACCGAGACCGATCTGATTGGAGAATATATTTAA